The Methylomarinum vadi genome has a window encoding:
- a CDS encoding GNAT family N-acetyltransferase/peptidase C39 family protein produces the protein MIEPRFRQANKTDIPALVAIENRCFSEDRLTQRNFQWMLEKAHAELIVVEAEGIMAGYGLLLYRRGTSLARLYSLAILPEHRGSGLAASLLGALENCARQHDCVYLRLEVRPDNERAIALYRRLGYRQFDRKLDYYEDHSEALCFEKRIIYPQPVTRLEVPFYRQTTEFTCGPASLLMAMNALNPELEQSQELELQLWRESTTIFMTSGHGGCGPHGLALAAYRRGFAVEMFLSEEDVLFIDSVRSPEKRQIIALVQADFMRQLRKTSVRIHYRRVSLDELCEHLDAGRIPLVLISTYRINRNKAPHWVVITAHDAHFVYIHDPDMEEGQHSSMTDNIYVPVPKRDFPAMARFGRSQLQTALVLSTQ, from the coding sequence ATGATTGAACCGCGCTTTCGCCAGGCCAACAAAACCGACATTCCCGCGCTGGTCGCGATCGAAAACCGTTGCTTCAGCGAAGACCGACTGACGCAACGCAATTTTCAATGGATGCTGGAAAAGGCCCATGCCGAACTCATCGTCGTCGAGGCGGAAGGAATCATGGCCGGCTACGGTTTGTTGCTGTATCGCCGCGGCACCTCGCTGGCCCGGCTCTATTCGCTGGCGATACTGCCCGAACACCGCGGCAGCGGCCTGGCTGCGAGCCTGCTCGGCGCATTGGAAAATTGCGCCCGACAGCACGATTGCGTCTATCTGCGCCTGGAAGTACGCCCGGACAACGAACGCGCCATCGCCTTATACCGGCGCCTGGGTTATCGCCAATTCGACCGCAAGCTGGATTATTACGAAGACCATAGCGAGGCGTTGTGCTTTGAGAAACGCATCATTTACCCGCAACCGGTCACCCGCCTGGAAGTACCGTTTTACCGGCAAACCACCGAATTCACCTGCGGCCCTGCATCGTTGTTGATGGCGATGAACGCCTTAAATCCGGAACTGGAACAAAGCCAGGAACTGGAGCTGCAATTGTGGCGCGAATCGACCACGATTTTCATGACCTCCGGGCACGGCGGCTGCGGCCCGCACGGCCTGGCGCTGGCGGCTTACCGGCGCGGTTTCGCGGTGGAAATGTTTCTGAGCGAAGAGGATGTTTTGTTTATCGACAGCGTGCGCAGCCCGGAGAAACGCCAAATTATTGCGCTGGTGCAGGCAGACTTCATGCGCCAATTGCGCAAGACGTCCGTCCGGATCCATTACCGCCGGGTCTCGCTGGACGAACTGTGCGAGCACCTCGACGCCGGCCGCATTCCGCTGGTTCTGATCAGTACCTATCGCATCAACCGCAACAAGGCGCCGCATTGGGTCGTGATCACGGCGCACGATGCGCATTTCGTCTATATCCATGATCCCGACATGGAGGAAGGGCAGCATTCGAGCATGACCGACAATATCTATGTGCCGGTGCCGAAAAGGGATTTTCCGGCGATGGCACGCTTCGGCCGTAGCCAGTTGCAAACCGCCCTGGTTCTTTCCACTCAATGA